A single Pyxicephalus adspersus chromosome 8, UCB_Pads_2.0, whole genome shotgun sequence DNA region contains:
- the TMEM125 gene encoding transmembrane protein 125, translated as MAGVDALRPPRAPPDQERMQNEALEEHTELWWFRQPVKSIFCYCLAVLLILACGIGGIILLSTTTSRSGEWRMAVGSTLCILSLIVLLKQLLSSAVQDMQCVTRREHIDMVKSGGLSDVIVFLVSAIIILVCGAILLVLSFSGETPGYPPFLITMHTVGITLVVIGVFILVAVLIFALVKLCRSCVPSRFHPRNMNVFSISGQLTQRQNTTSSLANLI; from the coding sequence ATGGCGGGTGTTGATGCTTTACGTCCTCCGAGGGCCCCTCCAGACCAGGAACGGATGCAGAATGAGGCCTTAGAGGAACATACAGAACTTTGGTGGTTTAGACAGCCCGTGAAATCAATCTTTTGCTATTGCCTGGCTGTCCTCCTCATCCTTGCATGTGGCATCGGTGGCATCATCCTGTTATCTACCACCACCAGTCGATCTGGGGAATGGAGAATGGCAGTGGGGTCAACTTTATGTATCCTCTCTCTTATAGTTTTGTTGAAGCAACTTTTGAGCTCAGCAGTCCAGGACATGCAGTGTGTAACCAGAAGAGAACACATTGATATGGTGAAGAGCGGCGGTTTATCAGACGTTATAGTGTTCCTTGTAAGTGCCATCATTATCCTTGTGTGTGGTGCCATCCTTCTCGTACTTTCCTTTTCTGGAGAAACCCCAGGATACCCTCCATTTCTGATCACCATGCACACAGTAGGGATCACACTAGTTGTGATAGGAGTCTTCATTCTTGTTGCTGTTTTGATATTTGCACTGGTGAAATTGTGTCGGTCTTGTGTCCCCAGTCGATTCCATCCCAGGAATATGAACGTCTTCTCCATCTCTGGGCAGCTCACTCAGAGGCAAAACACAACCTCAAGTTTGGCCAACTTAATCTAA